One window of the Mycobacterium sp. SVM_VP21 genome contains the following:
- a CDS encoding MerR family transcriptional regulator, which produces MGDQPGQEQLDFTGQPDKGDREVPAAPTSAGQPVQGGLFPDDSVPDELVGYRGPSACQIAGITYRQLDYWARTSLVVPSIRGAAGSGSQRLYSFKDILVLKIVKRLLDTGISLHNIRIAVDHLRERGVQDLANITLFSDGTTVYECTSAEEVVDLLQGGQGVFGIAVSGAMRELTGVISDFPGERADGGESIAAPEDELASRRKFRDRKTG; this is translated from the coding sequence GTGGGCGACCAACCGGGGCAGGAACAGCTGGACTTCACGGGTCAGCCCGACAAGGGTGACCGCGAAGTCCCCGCGGCCCCCACCAGCGCCGGCCAACCCGTACAGGGCGGCCTGTTCCCGGACGACTCCGTTCCCGATGAACTCGTCGGTTACCGCGGCCCCAGCGCCTGCCAGATCGCCGGCATCACCTACCGCCAGCTCGACTACTGGGCTCGTACCTCGCTGGTGGTGCCCTCCATCCGGGGTGCGGCCGGCTCCGGCAGCCAGCGGCTGTACTCGTTCAAAGACATCCTGGTGCTCAAGATCGTCAAGCGACTTCTCGACACCGGCATCTCGCTGCACAACATCCGGATCGCTGTCGACCACCTTCGCGAGCGCGGTGTCCAGGATCTGGCCAACATCACGCTGTTCTCCGACGGCACCACCGTGTACGAATGCACCTCGGCTGAAGAGGTCGTCGACCTGCTGCAGGGCGGCCAGGGCGTGTTCGGTATCGCGGTGTCCGGCGCGATGCGCGAGCTGACCGGCGTGATCTCCGACTTCCCCGGCGAGCGTGCCGACGGCGGCGAGTCGATCGCCGCACCGGAAGACGAATTGGCCAGCCGCCGCAAGTTCCGCGACCGCAAAACCGGTTAG